The sequence gatcTCGAGAAcctgatggtgagctgccttcttccacCTTTGTAGTGCTTCTGGTGAAGATTCTCTCACAGTGCTGCTGGTTGGAGAGTTCCTGAGTCCGTATCTCCAGCTTCCCACCTCTGCTCCTTTTCTTTGATAACTAACGCAAGTTTAGCAACCCCTGCAATTTACAGTTTCAATTATTACAGAGTCCACAACCTTTTGAGGGAGAGAACTCCAAAATTATACTCACCTTTATCAAAAGAAGTGCTTTCTGACTGTAAGCCTGAAATGCCtaggtcaaagagtcatacagcaccaaaacaggcccttcgccaaCAAGTCCGCGCTGACCAAACACCCAGTCAGACCAATCCTACTTTACTCTTCCCACacttccatcaactccaccccccaaacatcactcacctacacacggggcaatttatagtgaccaattaacttactaaccagcacatctttgggatgtgggaggaaaccagaacactgaaggaaacccaggtggttacagagagaacatgcaaactccacatagacagcaccctagatcaggattgaacctgggttactggttctaccagctgtgccagtgTGCCATCCCTGACTTTAAccttgtgggcaggcacagtagtgtagcggttagcgtaatactattacagtgccagtgacccggtttcaattccggccgctgtctgtaaggagcttgtacgttctccccgtgtctacgtgggtttcctccgggtgttcggtttcctcccacattccaaagatgtacgggctaggaagttctggccatgctatgtcggcgccagaagcgtggcgacacttgcgggctgcccccaagaaccctctacgtaaagatgcatttcactatgtgttttgatgtacatgtgactaataaagatatcttattttacatccttgatcctggtgtCCACCAGGGAAAGCATATATAGAAACTCATACCTGGTCAGTAGTCATCTTGGACACCCTTACTCTACCCCTGAAACATTTCATTCATGTCAATGAACCTCAAGGCCATACGCCCTCCATTTTACCCCCACCAACTCTTTTCAAAACCCCTCAATCAGACCACCCATTAATTTCCTATAGTCAGGGGAATACAAGCAATCTGTCCTCGTAATTTAACCCTCTAAAGCCTgtacattctggtgaatctgtactGTCCTCTGCTCCAAATGCCCCAATGTGGCATAGGGCTCAGAAACAAGCAGAGTCATTTCCCCCCAGTGTGAGATGCTGCATAACCAAATGTTTTGTGTTAGATTTACCTGGAAAAAATAATCCAACAGTTTCATCTTCTGTAGGTCTGGACTGTTGTCCCAGACACACACTTCACCTCCCCCTGCTCGGCAATTCCTAAAGACAGTTGAGAACTGGGCCATGTGGAAGGCATCCTGCTGCTGGCTGGTACCTTGAAGTAAAGGTGTCCGTGGGTCCCACCACACAACGGGCTTCGCCGAACCGTCTGTGTATTGGTGCGGCAGCAGGTGGGAGTTCAGCCGGCGTGCGACCACTGGCTGACTGATGTTGAGGCCTAGGATTCGGTCCAGGTGAAAAGCAGTGACTTCCCGCAGGTCACTCAGTCCCTTCACTAATCCACAGGCTCCCGCTTGGCACTGGTCTCTGCTGCCCTCTACAGCTAGGGAATTGTTAATGCTCAACACCACACAGACCGTCTGCTCTCCCCAAGTGAGGTATCCAGCCTTTAGGACAGATCCTCCAGCCAGGAGCTTCATCAGCTCTCGGTCTCTCTGACTGAACCAAGTGAGGGGTTTGCTTGAATCTGCTCCATGTAGGAAATCGACTGAGTGGAACCCATCAAACCAGAGGCATTGCATGCTTGCTTTTGCTGGCTTCTTTCGCTTCTTCTCGTTTTGTTTTATCTGTGGTGCTGTGCTATTGGTGCTTGCCAATTCCTGCACAGTCCCCTTGTCCAGACCATTGTTTGAAGCCTCAATAATTTCATTGTCCTCTCCCAACCATTTCATACTGTCAATGCTTTTAGGCTTTCTAAGAGGCTGTACTTTCTTAGTCTTGTGATTTAGGTTTGAGTCCATAATCTGCACAGATTCCACAAAGTGCCTTGACTTGTACTGTCTCTGATGCCAGAAAATGCTGTGGTGGGCGCTCCTATCCTCGAGCCTGTTTGCTCTTGTATGAGGCTGCTGAGGATCCTGAGTACGCAGCCTGCGGTCCATTGCCATTGAGTTCATGTCCTGTGCTTGCATTATACAAAGCAAAAGAGATACAGATCCAAGAAAGCAGGCACA comes from Pristis pectinata isolate sPriPec2 chromosome 13, sPriPec2.1.pri, whole genome shotgun sequence and encodes:
- the LOC127577493 gene encoding Golgi-associated kinase 1A-like — encoded protein: MDRRLRTQDPQQPHTRANRLEDRSAHHSIFWHQRQYKSRHFVESVQIMDSNLNHKTKKVQPLRKPKSIDSMKWLGEDNEIIEASNNGLDKGTVQELASTNSTAPQIKQNEKKRKKPAKASMQCLWFDGFHSVDFLHGADSSKPLTWFSQRDRELMKLLAGGSVLKAGYLTWGEQTVCVVLSINNSLAVEGSRDQCQAGACGLVKGLSDLREVTAFHLDRILGLNISQPVVARRLNSHLLPHQYTDGSAKPVVWWDPRTPLLQGTSQQQDAFHMAQFSTVFRNCRAGGGEVCVWDNSPDLQKMKLLDYFFQDVEIILASFNRGKDKHTVTFSDLDCLFLIRQ